A stretch of DNA from Candidatus Caldatribacterium sp.:
ACGAGAAGAATGGCCACAAAAAGGCCAAAAAGGAACACCAAGGCTAAGAGGGCTTTCCGAAGGCGGAAGGTACGCACCGTACTTCCAAAGGGAAATGCTACTCCAGGCACCGCGCTGGGAACCATTTGCCCAACCCTCTGCACCATGGTCTTGACCGCAGAAAGCTTCTCGTACTCTCTTCTGCAGCGAAGACAGACCCCGAGGTGTCTTGCCACTTCACGGTACTCCCAGGCTGGGAGTTCCCTGTCAAGGAAAGCCGAAAGTCTGCGGGAAACATCCCGACACCGCATGGCTTCATCCCCAAAGCTGAAGGAGCTCATCACCGTATG
This window harbors:
- a CDS encoding zf-HC2 domain-containing protein; amino-acid sequence: MSSFSFGDEAMRCRDVSRRLSAFLDRELPAWEYREVARHLGVCLRCRREYEKLSAVKTMVQRVGQMVPSAVPGVAFPFGSTVRTFRLRKALLALVFLFGLFVAILLVLGWQRSSLDEEILSPDQLTAFSRDVLTQTKVRVETIELVTGDYR